The following coding sequences are from one Capsicum annuum cultivar UCD-10X-F1 chromosome 3, UCD10Xv1.1, whole genome shotgun sequence window:
- the LOC107866493 gene encoding putative vesicle-associated membrane protein 726 isoform X1, whose product MGQQTLIYSFVARGTVILAEYTEFTGNFSSIASQCLEKLPASNNRFTYNCDGHTFNFLTENGFTYCVVATESAGRQLPIAFLERIKDDFGKRYGGGKATTATPKSLTKEFGPKIKEHMKYCVDNPEEIDKLAKVKAQVSEVKGVMMQNIEKVLDRGDKIELLVDKTENLRSQAQDFRQQGTKIRRKLWYENMKIKLIVLGIIIALILIIILSVCPGFKCAD is encoded by the exons ATGGGGCAACAAACATTGATCTATAGTTTTGTTGCCCGAGGAACGGTAATTTTGGCTGAATACACTGAATTCACGGGTAATTTTAGCAGTATTGCCTCTCAATGCCTTGAGAAATTACCCGCGTCCAATAATAGGTTCACCTACAATTGTGATGGACACACTTTCAATTTCCTCACGGAGAATGGATTCA CCTATTGTGTGGTTGCTACTGAATCAGCAGGTAGACAACTTCCCATTGCATTTTTGGAACGTATAAAGGATGATTTTGGCAAGAGATATGGTGGTGGAAAAGCTACTACTGCTACTCCTAAAAGTCTAACCAAAGAATTTGG gccaaaaataaaaGAGCACATGAAGTATTGTGTTGATAATCCTGAAGAAATTGACAAACTTGCTAAGGTGAAAGCTCAAGTTTCAGAAGTTAAGGGAGTGATGATGCAAAACATTGAAAAG gtTCTTGATCGTGGTGATAAGATTGAACTTCTAGTTGATAAGACAGAGAATCTTCGATCACAG GCTCAAGATTTTAGGCAACAAGGGACCAAGATAAGGAGGAAGTTGTGGTATGAAAATATGAAGATTAAACTAATTGTGTTAGGGATTATCATAGCTTTGATTCTCATTATCATTTTATCAGTTTGCCCTGGCTTCAAATGTgctgattaa
- the LOC107866493 gene encoding putative vesicle-associated membrane protein 726 isoform X2 translates to MSYCVVATESAGRQLPIAFLERIKDDFGKRYGGGKATTATPKSLTKEFGPKIKEHMKYCVDNPEEIDKLAKVKAQVSEVKGVMMQNIEKVLDRGDKIELLVDKTENLRSQAQDFRQQGTKIRRKLWYENMKIKLIVLGIIIALILIIILSVCPGFKCAD, encoded by the exons atgt CCTATTGTGTGGTTGCTACTGAATCAGCAGGTAGACAACTTCCCATTGCATTTTTGGAACGTATAAAGGATGATTTTGGCAAGAGATATGGTGGTGGAAAAGCTACTACTGCTACTCCTAAAAGTCTAACCAAAGAATTTGG gccaaaaataaaaGAGCACATGAAGTATTGTGTTGATAATCCTGAAGAAATTGACAAACTTGCTAAGGTGAAAGCTCAAGTTTCAGAAGTTAAGGGAGTGATGATGCAAAACATTGAAAAG gtTCTTGATCGTGGTGATAAGATTGAACTTCTAGTTGATAAGACAGAGAATCTTCGATCACAG GCTCAAGATTTTAGGCAACAAGGGACCAAGATAAGGAGGAAGTTGTGGTATGAAAATATGAAGATTAAACTAATTGTGTTAGGGATTATCATAGCTTTGATTCTCATTATCATTTTATCAGTTTGCCCTGGCTTCAAATGTgctgattaa
- the LOC107864276 gene encoding protein SULFUR DEFICIENCY-INDUCED 2, which translates to MMKKINNNNYGCTRKEELECNYNVIHKLPTGDSPYVRAKYAQLVEKDAEAAIVLFWKAINAGDRVDSALKDMAVVMKQHNRTEEAIEAIKSFRDRCSKQAQESLDNVLIDLYKKCGKLDEQIELLKQKLQMIYQGEAFNGKPTKTARSHGRKFQVTIKQETSRILGNLGWAYMQQSNYAAAEIVYRKSQQIDPDANKACNLCTCLLKQARYSEARSVLESVLQGKISGSDDPRSKSRVEELLKELEPFGSVGCTSLSPKLNLEDAFLDGLDQLINQYAPFRSRRLPIFEEISPCRDQLAC; encoded by the exons atgatgaagaagattaataacaataattatgGATGCACAAGGAAGGAGGAATTAGAATGTAATTATAACGTTATTCATAAGCTTCCTACTGGTGATAGTCCTTATGTTAGAGCCAAATATGCACAG CTAGTAGAGAAAGATGCAGAGGCAGCTATAGTGCTGTTTTGGAAGGCGATTAACGCTGGGGATAGAGTGGATAGCGCGTTGAAAGACATGGCAGTCGTTATGAAACAACATAATCGCACTGAAGAGGCTATTGAAGCTATTAAGTCCTTCAGAGACCGATGCTCCAAACAAGCGCAAGAATCATTAGACAATGTCCTCATCGATTTATACAAG AAATGCGGAAAGTTAGACGAGCAAATTGAACTGCTGAAGCAGAAGCTACAAATGATTTACCAAGGAGAAGCATTTAATGGTAAACCTACAAAGACGGCTCGTTCCCATGGAAGAAAGTTCCAAGTTACCATCAAGCAAGAGACCTCCAGAATACTG GGTAACTTGGGCTGGGCATACATGCAGCAATCCAATTATGCAGCTGCTGAAATTGTTTATCGCAAGTCTCAGCAAATCGACCCTGATGCCAATAAGGCGTGCAATCTATGCACGTGTCTACTAAAACAAGCGCGATATAGTGAAGCAAGATCGGTCCTTGAAAGCGTTTTACAAGGTAAAATCTCAGGCTCGGATGATCCTAGATCAAAGAGTCGCGTAGAGGAACTATTGAAAGAATTGGAACCATTTGGTTCAGTTGGTTGTACTTCACTTTCACCCAAATTGAACTTGGAAGATGCATTTCTTGATGGTCTTGATCAGTTGATAAACCAGTATGCTCCATTCCGGTCGAGGCGACTTCCTATTTTTGAAGAAATTTCACCATGTAGAGATCAATTGGCTTGTTGA
- the LOC107864275 gene encoding protein FAM98B, producing MDRYQKVEKPRAEEAIKENEIRVTAQGLIRNYISYATTLLQDQRTNEVVLKAMGQAISKTVAIAEIIKKRIPGLHQDTSISSTTITDAYEPLEEGLQPLEMTRQVSLITITLSTAELNKSSPGYQAPSRSDQSGAENQQLQQARQAYVLSDLNQDSYGIRGRGRGRGRSRGLGRGRGRGGYGNYYQDDGGYYNQGRGGELADDGEYYNPGRGGGFADNGGYFNQGGRGRGWGYRGMGYGRGRGRGGGWGGGRGYSRGRGRMGGRGGRGVGNQYRQEEFTVRA from the exons ATGGATAGGTATCAGAAGGTAGAGAAGCCAAGGGCAGAAGAAGCCATTAAGGAGAATGAAATCAGAGTTACTGCACAAGGCCTTATTCGTAATTACATTAGCTATGCCACTACTCTTCTTCAG GACCAACGAAcaaatgaagttgttttgaaggccATGGGACAAGCTATCAGTAAAACAGTTGCCATTGCAGAGATTATAAAG AAGAGAATTCCTGGTTTGCATCAAGATACATCTATCAGCTCAACTACCATAACTGATGCATATGAGCCTCTTGAAGAGGGTCTACAACC CTTGGAGATGACTCGCCAGGTCTCTCTAATAACAATTACGTTGTCGACTGCTGAGTTGAATAAAAGCTCCCCCGG ATACCAAGCTCCATCTCGTTCTGATCAGTCAGGGGCCGAGAATCAACAACTGCAGCAAGCAAGACAAGCCTATGTTCTTTCTGATCTTAATCAAG ATTCTTATGGCATCCGCGGTCGAGGCCGAGGTAGGGGCAGAAGCAGAGGGCTGGGAAGAGGACGCGGCAGGGGTGGTTATGGAAACTACTACCAAG ATGATGGAGGATACTATAACCAAGGTCGAGGTGGTGAATTAGCAGATGATGGTGAATATTACAATCCAGGTCGAGGTGGTGGATTTGCAGATAACGGTGGATATTTCAATCAAGGTGGTCGGGGAAGAGGTTGGGGATACCGTG GCATGGGATATGGAAGGGGCAGAGGCAGAGGAGGAGGCTGGGGTGGCGGCAGAGGGTATAGTCGTGGACGAGGCCGGATGGGTGGTCGAGGAGGAAGGGGTGTTGGAAACCAGTACAGGCAAGAAGAGTTCACTGTCAGAGCTTAA